The region GTTATGAGGTCAAGGCGCAGATAAATCCAAATGTTGAACCACATGATATATGGCCATTTACCAGGTTGCTGAACGATCCGCAGTTTTATACTGAAGGGTGCTGGACTGAGGTTGGTAAAGAGCTTGTTAATGAGATATTGGGAGTAGACAGCAGTGTTGAGGTAAATCCCAAATCGCTGGATAAATACTGGACGCCAAAATTCTGTGCACAACGAATCGAGACGGTTCTAAATGCCTAATCTATTCATCACCGGTTATGGCATTGAACAGGCAGCGTTGAACACGTATGACTTGGTTCAATGTCTGACTGAACTCCCGGACGATTTGCCAGACAACCAGCCAGGAGAGGCGAGGTTGTTAGCGGCGATTGTTCCGTGCATCGCTCGCGAAGATCGGGCCATGCTGACCTCTCAAGCAATTTGTAGCCTTAATGTCGCTTTCTCGGCTATGAACATGGCTGAGAAAAACGTTGGCTTCACGCTGGATGAAAAAGATGCCATGTGCGTGTACACCACCTATGAAACGGTCCGTGACTTCCATGAGGTGGTCTGGCAATTCAAATCGTCCAGCGAGTGCTACACCGATAAGGCTACTTTGCTCGCCCACCTAGGGAAAATGGCCAGTGCCGTGCATCCTTTGCGGCTGTTTCGCAAGCTCCCTACCAATGGTCTCTACCATTTATCAAAGTTCTTCGGGCTTCGCGGTGGCGGCTATCCATTGCGCAAGATGTCGTTGGGCGGGCTCTCATTGCTTGAGGAGGCTTTCTATAACTTGCCGTGCAGCGAGTCGAGGGGGGCGTTGATCTGTGCTTATGGTGATATGTCCAAAGCCGATAACGCCCAGGTGTTTAAAAAAATGGGTTTGATCGATGTCAGGGAGTCACATCGCTCAAGCGTTCAGGGAACCAGTGGCGCAGTGTCGCTGGTTGTCGAAACCCCGGATCGGGTTTCACGGGAGCAAGTCCAGCCACTGGCAGAAGTATTTTTGGCGGTCAGTCGATTCTCCACCAGCATGTTCGCAACTCGGCAGGACTGGGTCGAGGCCTATGCACAACTGGAACCCTGGGTCAGAGACAGTCATCCGGTAGTGGTGCTTTACGACAACGGTGCCCCCGGCATCGGCGATGCGGAGGTGCAGGCGTTGGAGAGCTGTTTGAACACTTTCGAATTACGTCGATATAAAACCAGGTCGCGGTATGCGGTGGCCACGAGCGGCTTGGTCGATCTGGTTTGCGCGTTGGCCGACCCGTCTATCGAGCCGGGCCGGGTGATCATCATCCATGGCGAAGGTGCAGGGATGGGCTTGGGCTTGATCGTGTTGCGCAAGTCATCAACGCCAACACAGAGGGTGTCGTCATGAATCAGCAAAAGGTTGTCATCAGTGGTTTCGGTTGTTGCACGCCGTTGGGCGATCACTATGCAGCTATTGAAGAAGCGCTATGTGATGGCCGCTCCGGTGTGAGAAAAATCGCCAAATATGATACCGCTACGTTTAAGAGTCATTTTGCAGGAATCCCTGAGTCAGGAAACTTTCCGACCCCGGGCGAAAGGAGGCGATTCAGTCATGATGAGTTCTACACCCGTAAGGCCATGGAAAATCTGCTGGCGTCGGTGTCCTTCGACCCGGTCGCCATCGGTGAGCATCGGATCGGTTGTTTTCTGGGTGTCGACGAACCTGTGGTGGACATTCAGCAAACGATCAATTTGGCGTATGAACTGAACAAGGTTGGCGGGCAGTTTGCCAATCTTGATTTGGCCCTTGAGAAGCACTTTCGAGTGCAGGACTTTATTCGTTACGACCCAACCAATGCGCTGCGCTCCGTGCATAAGTTTGTACCGTTCAAAGGTCCGGCATCGGTACATCTGGGACTGTGTTCCGCTTCCTTGCAGGCTATCGGTACCGGTTTTCAAGCCGTGCGGCAGGGACGAGTAGATGCGGCGATCGTCGGTGGTATCTCGGCGAAGGTCACCCCCGAGCATTACATCGGCCTGGAGTCGGTCGATATTATCGCTACCGATGAACGACTTGATCCTATGGGCTTGTCACGGCCCTTCGATACGCGGCGTTCGGGTTATCTACCGGCGGAAGGTGCAGTGCTGTTTCTCGTGGAGTCTCTGGACTCGTGTCTGAAAGCGGGGCGTGAGCCGTTGATGGAACTGGTCGGTTTTGGCACCAGTACCAACGCCAGTCATATCGTCAAGCCGGCACCCGACAGCGCCGAAATGAAACTGGCCATGGTCCGGGCATTGAGTAACGCCGGGTTGCGAGCGCGTGATATCGGCATGGTCAATGCGCATGGGACTTCAACGATCCTGAATGACTATCACGAGTCTGCAGCCATTTGCACTGTGCTTGGAGAACAGGTACCCGTTACCGCCAACAAGTCTTTGCACGGGCACATGATTGCCGCTGCCGGGGCCATGGAAACCCTCAATACATTGATCAGCCTGCGCTCGGGTTTCATTCCCGGGACGATCAACCTTGAGTCCAGGGACCCCGATTGCTTGGTCAATGTTTCTCCTTTCACCCAGCAGCGTTCCGTAGATTACTGTCTCAAAAACTCCTTTGGTATGGGCGGCCTCGCCGCGTCGATGATATTTAAAAGAATCGGATAATGACTATAAAAAGCCGTACTTCGTTTGATATTGATAAGTTCAACAAGATGGTTGGCGAGTACGCCGAACAGGCTTACCCGCTGAATTTTCCCGCAGTCATGGGGTATGAAGATTTCGTGCAGAAATACCCGCCAATGAGCAAGAAAGCGCTCATGGACGTGAGTGATACGCTGATTGACTCCGACAAGCTTAAACAGTGCTACGTCATCTCTACGTCGGGCACCACATCGGCCCCTCTAGTGCTGGCCAGTCGTATTTTTCAGCATGTCACAGAGGACAGCTACCCATACCAGGTTCGCAGTTTCATGGCCGAGCATGTGTTTTGTGCCGACGATATCGTGGTGAATCTCTTGACCGCAGGATGCTTGGGTTACAACTACGAAGGCATGTGCCGGATGCTTGAGCCGATTGGCTCGACAGTGCTGCCGGTGGGGCGACCCGATGTAATGAACAACATGCCGTCATTGCTCGGCACCATGAAGCGTTTCAACGCAAACGTGTTGGTAGGTTCACCGACCGGGATCATCCAGATCGCGCAGGCAGCAGAAAAGCTCAACGTGGATCTGGCAATCACCAAGCTCGTGTTTGTGGGAGAGGCGTTCCATATGGGTAAGCGCGGATTCATTCAGCACTTATGGCCCAAAGCCCAGTTTTACAGTCTTTACGGAGCCACCGAACTGGGATTTGCGGCGGTGAATACACCGACAATGGAACCGCATCAGCACTTGATACTTTCTGACTGGTTTTTCATAGAGCAAACCGATGAAGGCGAGTTGCTCTTCACAGATCTGAAAGTTCCGATGGTGCCTATCATTCGCTACCGAATAGGTGATGTCGGTGAACTGACCCAAGGGAAAGACGAGCATTACTACCTCAAAATTGGGAAAAGAGTGGCCGAAGAGTTCAGCCTTGGCGGT is a window of Pseudomonas sp. DC1.2 DNA encoding:
- a CDS encoding beta-ketoacyl-[acyl-carrier-protein] synthase family protein; protein product: MNQQKVVISGFGCCTPLGDHYAAIEEALCDGRSGVRKIAKYDTATFKSHFAGIPESGNFPTPGERRRFSHDEFYTRKAMENLLASVSFDPVAIGEHRIGCFLGVDEPVVDIQQTINLAYELNKVGGQFANLDLALEKHFRVQDFIRYDPTNALRSVHKFVPFKGPASVHLGLCSASLQAIGTGFQAVRQGRVDAAIVGGISAKVTPEHYIGLESVDIIATDERLDPMGLSRPFDTRRSGYLPAEGAVLFLVESLDSCLKAGREPLMELVGFGTSTNASHIVKPAPDSAEMKLAMVRALSNAGLRARDIGMVNAHGTSTILNDYHESAAICTVLGEQVPVTANKSLHGHMIAAAGAMETLNTLISLRSGFIPGTINLESRDPDCLVNVSPFTQQRSVDYCLKNSFGMGGLAASMIFKRIG
- a CDS encoding acyl carrier protein; translation: MYLAKVKEIAANILFLDSSDDIESDASFEEIGFSSIDFIDFCYEVKAQINPNVEPHDIWPFTRLLNDPQFYTEGCWTEVGKELVNEILGVDSSVEVNPKSLDKYWTPKFCAQRIETVLNA